The nucleotide window CGGATGATGAAGATGACCTTTCGCTCGATGCGGGGTTTGAAGACCAGACAATGAGCTACCTGGATCATCTTACAGATGAAGAAAAATCTGTATTGGCGATCTGGCGTAGTTTCTTTGGCCGTAAAGACATCACGCTGGATACTGATTTTTTTGAGATTGGTGGAGATTCTTTAAAAGCCGTTCATATTGCCAACAAAATATCTAAGCTGATAAACGTCAACGTCGGCCCTACAGATATTTTGGTCAATCCATCCGTAAGTAAATTGACAACTTTAATTGAGTCGCGGCAAAACAGCGAAAATGCCGATGATAAAGTAGATGATACTTATGAATTGATTATCTAGAGCGGGAACAACTACAAGAAATTTCAAATTAATGAACGAACTGTTTGCAAGGATAAAAGTGCGAAATATGGAAGATGGGGTTTTTGATCAAACGCTCATTCCGAATGCCCTAAATGACCCTGGTTTTTTAATTAATCTCGGCCGTCTTAGATCAGCACGGTACTAAAACTCCAACAATATATAATGGAAACGTTGGTCAGTTCTTCTAACCAGTTTTATGATTTATCCCACCGGGAGAGGTGCAAATTACTATTGTATAACCTTCATGTAAACTCGGAGCTAGACCTAAGAAGAGAGTCTTCTTGTTTGAATCTTTTGGCGGTCATTAATCTGGGACAAATCAATGTTTCAGCATTTGCTCAGGCCTTTGGTCAAATGGTAGCGGGACATGATAATTTAAGAGCCCATTTTATAAAGGTGGGTAGTTCATTTAAAAAAGTCATATTGCCTACAGATAAGGTTCCTTCGCTGAATGTAGTTCATTTAGAAGCGTCCAACGTCTTAATACAAGAACACCTTAGAAAAGATGAGGATTGGGAATTTGAACTGATTGATTCGCCTTTGTGGATGGCAAACCTATATGTAAAGGAAAACTCCGAAGCCATATTTTCATTTTCTGTCAATCATATCATTACCGATCAGTGGTCGATGAATGTGCTCAATCATGATCTATGGAGTTTGTACGAAGCTATATTGTCAGGTGCCGATGTATCAGTTGAATCAGGATTACCTGGTGCTCAAATTGGCAATTGGGAAAAGGAGCAATTGGCAATTCATGGAGAATCACTTAAAGACTATTGGAAAAGAGAACTATCAGGCACATTACCAACGTTTTATCTTCAGCAATTTTATGACCCAGCGTATCATCATCCCTTGATTCAATCCTATAAGGAGGAGTTGGCCTATGAGTGCGATTCAAATGGTCTCAGCTTGAATGTCAGGGACTTTAACAGCTTAGTAGGCAACATTCATCGCATTACATGTTATGAAGGTCCTGTGTATCGGACCGTGTATGAACAAAGTATTTTAGACTCTCTTAATGAAGTAGCGGCAAAACTCGGGACTACCTTCTCCAACTTGTTGATCGTCGGTTATAAGCTTACACTGTTTGACCTGACACATAAGCCAGATATAGTGGTTGGTGGTGTCTGGGACTTAAGAGATTCGGAATTCATGAATACGGTTGGATGGCTGGCCTATAATTTTTTATTGAGATCAGTCATTGATGAAGAAATGATATTAAGTGACTTTATCGAAAATGTTGAGCACAAAACCTTTGAAGTCCTGGATCATAAATTGTTTCGATTAGACAGAATACTTGAGCTTTGTGATGTTTCTCTGGAAGCACTTGGGACCACATTCATCAATATTTTTCATGAAACTGAGGAGCAAACCATTACCGACTTTTCCTCTGCATACGAAGAGGAAAATTCACCATGTTTTTATGATATAGATTGTATGATTACCAGATGTACGAATGGAATAGAGGTGAAATTCAGATACAAGCAAGGACTATTTGATAGGTCTTTCATTGAAATGTTGTCAAAGCGATATAGAAGAATTTTGAATAAAATGATGGACTATCATTATATGCCGATTAATGAAATTCTTACCAGAGGATGACTGAACTTCAAGTATTCTTTTTCCATTTTGCGGGGGGTAGTCATTATTCCTATGGTTTTCTTAAGGATCATCTTCCTGCACAACACCATTATCATTTTCTTGAACTGCCCGGCAGGGGAAGGAGGTTTGACGAGGAGCTGATCACTGACAAAAACAAAGCGGTTTTGGACCTCCTGGAACAACTACAGGTCATCAGAAATAAGGATATCCCGTATGTCATATTCGGACATAGCATGGGTGCTCTTATGGGATTGTGGCTGACTTTCAAAATGAAGGAGATGGGAGACCCTCCAGGCTATTTGATCGTCTCGGGAACAGCAGGGCCAGGAATTGAAGAAGAGAGAGATGAGAAAATCCACTTGATGGATTCCGCAACTTTTAAAGCCAAATTGGAGAGCATGGGCGGTATTCCCGAAGAGATTTTGGAGGAAGAGGAATTGTTTTCATTTTTTGACCCGATCATCAGAGCGGATTTTGAAGTAGTAGACCCTGATAATTTTACTGAAGGAGGCATTAAAATCGACTGTCCCATTTATGCCCTTATGGGTGATGAAGAAGAACATCACGACAAAATCAAGAATTGGCAACGCTACACTAAGCAGCAGTTAAATAAAAAGATATTTTCGGGCAATCATTTTTTTATACACGAACATCCGGAACAGGTCGTGGAAGTATTGATGACGTGTTCTAAGGAAGTTACTGAGGCACAACCAAAAACCCACTAAAGACAGTATGCTCAAAATAAATAAACTACATATCGTATATGTCATATTGTATGCCATCCCACATACATTATTGCATTTTGGTATAATCTACATCATCAACAATGTGTTGGTAGGAAATGAGGCCTTTCTCAAGACCTACATGGGCTTTGTATTTATTTCATTCATCGTCTATGCTTATTTATTAAACGTCATTTTTCAAAAAAAGCTCAACCAGTATACTTTCAAAATCCTCTATGATAGTGAGAAAAAGTTGTTCAAGCAGTTGTTGAATGCTCCCATAAAAGCATTGGATAAGTTTGGAAGTGAGCGTTTTTACACGGTAATGACGGACCTTAGGGCTTTTTCTGGTTTGCCATATGTGATTAAAGAGACTGTCTGTTCCTTAATGCTCCTCATACTGGGATTGGGCTACATGTTTACCATTTCGGTTGTATCCGCGTCCATCGTATTCTCACTGATCGTCATCATGACAGGTGTGTACTTTTTCATCATTAACCTCATGTCTTCTCAAATGAACAAACTACGGGAGTATGATGAGACCTACCACGAATACATCAAAGATTTGGTCGACGGATTTAAGGAATTTAAGTTGAGTCTGGTGAGAAGAACAAATGTTGTCTCCAAATACTTAAACCCCAATCGCGATAAATCTGAACAACTCGACTATAAATTGAACTACGTATTCCTTTCGTTGAGTATGATCAGTGAGTACGGATTACACTTCGTCATTGCAGTGATTTTGTTCATTTTACCAGCTTTTGATCTGATCTCGCAAAACGAGATGCTGATCTATGTGATCATTCTATTGTTTATAACAGGGCCGATCAACAACCTAATAAATCTACAACAGACCTATACGCGATTTCTGGTAGCCATCAATCGGGTAAAACAATTTCTTGAGGACTTTAAAGCAGTAGAAAGTAAAGAAGAAAAAGAAGAGCAGATAGACAAAAGTTTCGAGTTGCTTCAAATGGAAAATATCACCTTTCGGCACAAAAGCGAAAATGGTGAGTTTGTCCTCGGACCAATAGACTTCCAACTGAGAAAGGGTGAAATTGTGTTTATTTCTGGAGGAAATGGGTCAGGTAAAAGTACCTTCATCAATTTGCTATCAGGCCTTTACACACCGGAAAATGGTGCAATTAGGTTAAATGACAAGGTTCTTAATAGTACTAAAGATGGTCTGCATGGACTCATTGCGGCCATTTATACGGATAATCATCTTTTTTCTAATAACTATGAAGATTTTCCCCTTAAAGGAAACACCAGATTCAGTGAGTTAATCCAACTCATGAGATTAGAAAAAATAATTGGCACGGATCATGAGTATTTTACTCGAAAAAATCTATCAAAAGGCCAGAGTAAAAGATTAGCCCTGATTTTTTCGTTACTTGAAGATAAACCGATCCTTATATTAGACGAATGGGCGGCAGAACAAGATCCTGAGTTCAGGAAATACTTTTACAGAGAACTATTGCCACAATTCAGAGCAATGGGGAAAACCGTATTAGCGGTAACACATGACGACACTTATTTCGACGCAGCTGATAGAATGATCAAGTTTGAGTACGGTCGGATTGTGAATTGACCATAAATGAATATTTCTATGGAATCAGGCGATGAGTTTTGACCAGGAATAGATTTGATTTTTACAAAGACGAATTAATGAACCTATCCGGTTTCATTGATCCAATCTTAGAGATTTGTCCAATTCGAGTATGGTACATGCCTAATTCAACTAAGTACATACCTAATTCAACTGTAATGAATTGATTACTTTTGATTTCAATATTCCTGAAATAACAATACGAAACATTGAGTCTCAACAAGAACCAGATTTTTTCAGCTATTCCAAATATAGATTCAGCCAGAGAATTGCCAGTTCTGAACGCACTGACCGTCTCTGAAAAGGAGTTTAAACGAGAATTCGTTGATAGAAGCCAGGCATGCCTGATCAAAGGTGCGGTCTCTCACTGGGATGCAGTTTCCAAATGGACAAACCAGGACTTTTGGTTACATGAGATCAGTGATTTTAAAGTAGGGACTTTTACAAATCACAATTACAATGATCAGGAATGGATGAAAGAGAAGGTAGAAATCATGGGATTTCACTCAGCGATTCAGCGGCTATTTAGTGGCGAAAATAAAATATTCAGCATCCCAACAGTTGAACTAACAAAAATAGAAGGCCTTGCTAAGGCAGTTGATTCACTTGGGACATTTGAGTTCCTTTCTGATCCAACAGGGCCCAGAGCTTATCCCAAGTTGAGGGCATTTATGTATAAAGGAGCTGCAACAGGTTGGCACTTTCATGATTTTGATGAAACATTGATGTGCCAGGTAGCCGGCACAAAACAAGTAGCGTTGTTGTCTCCAGATATTGAAAACGCCCGGGAAATCGTTGAATTCTTTAATAAAGACAAGTATGTACATGGCGAAAAGTTGGATGCTTCATTCAATTTGTCTCCTTTGGTGGCTACGGTGGAGCAAGGCGATGCACTTTATATCCCACCTTATTGGTATCATGGTGTGGTACCCGAAGACAATTCAATTGGTTTTACGCTGGCCTACTGTTGGGGTAGCCCACTTCACAGGCTAGGAGACTTTTCTAACTTCTTTGTTAGGTATGCTTATAAAAATATTCTTTACCCAATAACGCCTTTTTCGATTCTCTCACCAATTATTGGATTAATAGCAGCTGCCAGTTTTGGTTTTAATAAACGATTTAGACAATTATAAAGGCTTAGACAAATCAATGAAATACTGAATTATAATTCGGTAAATCAACTTCCCAAAAATTATTGATTATGATTAAACATTACCTCCTAATTACCCTGCGCCATCTTTTGCGTGATCGAATGATGTCCTTCATAAATATTTCAGGTCTTGTCATAGGGTTTAGTATTGGTATCTTAATATTTCAGTACGTTAATTATGAGTTGAGTTTTGATGAATTCCATGCCAATGGAAATGAAACATTCCGACTGACTCGATCAGAATTGCGAAATGATGAAATACTCTCATCCGGACCCTTTACTCCCTTCAGTCTTGGTGTGTCAAGCCTTGAAACCATACCAGAGGTTGTGGGATACAGTAGGATTCACCCTGAAGAAAGCGGTATTGTAAGTATTAAAGAAGAAAGTCGATCATTTGAAGAAAGTGACATACTTTTCGTTGATAAAAATTTCCTTCAACTATTTAGTTATCAATTGCTTAAAGGGGATGCGGAAAGCTGCCTTCAGGGGCAGAGCAACATTGTTATTTCTCAAGAAGCAGCTAAGAAGTATTTTGGGAATGAGGATCCAATGGGCAAAAGATTAACCGTAAGTGGAAATTGGGTTAGAAGTGATTTTATAATAACGGGGGTATTAGGGAACCTACCCTCTAATACACACTTAAAGTTTGATTTTCTGATCCCTATGGATATGCTGTTGGCTCACGATCAGTATAAAAACAGTGATGGATGGGGATGGACCAACTTTGTTACCTATTTGAATGTAGATGATGCCAGCAGTGCTTCAGTGGTTACTCAAAAGCTTAATCGACTAGTAGACAATCAAATAGGTGAAGAATTAGCAAAGGCCAACGTCTCATGGGAGATGACGTTGCAATCTTTGACTGACATACACCTTAAGTCTGATTTTCCTGAAGATTTGGCGGCAAACAATGGAGACATTTTGAATGTGAGAATTCTCACCATAATAGGCATTTTTATTCTGGTGATTGCATGGGCCAACTATATCAACTTATCAATTGGAAGAGCAATAAGAAGGGCACGTGAAGTCGGGGTAAGAAAATCGTTTGGCGCGTATAAAGAACAAATCGTTGTTCAGTTCATGGCGGAATCAATTTTATTAAATGTGTTGTCCGCAATGTTAGCTATTGGTGTTTCTTATTTATTGCTTCCAGCTTTGAATACGATTGTAGGAGTGGAGCTTAATCTTACGCTTTTTAGTCAACCGGCGTTCTGGTTGTATGCGATCATTATTTTGCTGCTAGGATCTTTCCTTTCCGGGTTTTATCCTGCATTCGTCATAGCTTCCTTTCATGTGATCAATGCGCTGAAGTCAGAAAAACTACAACGCATGGGGGGCTTTGCCTTGCGAAAAGGCCTGATCATATTTCAGTTTTGTATCTCCTTATTGTTGATATCAGGCACCTATTTTGTTTATCAGCAGATACGCTACATGAAAAACAAAGACCTGGGTATCGAAATGGAAAAGATACTGGTAGCAAAGGGGCCAAGAAACAGTGACTTTTCAGCGTCGAAGCTACGTGTTTTGAAAGATGAATTAAAGGAGCATAATACTTTTGAGAGTGTAACTTGTTCAGGGCATGTACCAAGTACCGGATTCAACTGGAGAGGCGGGGTGAGAAAATTGGGCAAAGCCCAGGATCAACAATCGGATGTCACGGTGATTTTTGTTGATAATGAATTTAATTCAACCTATGACTTTGACTTTATGTCCGGTAGTCCATTCGCTGCCACTATGTCTTCGCATAAAGATGGTGTCATCATCAATGAGGAAGCTGTAAACATGTTGGAATTGGGATCACCGGAAAAAGCACTTGAAGAAAAATTGATCATCAGTGCAATTAACGATACAGTGAAGATTATCGGTGTGATAGAAAACTTTCACTGGAGTTCCCTAAAACAGCCTAATTCACCTTATCTGTTTGCGATTAATCCTTATATATGTTCTTATGTATCTTCAAGGGTAACCAAGGGGGGAATTCAAGAATCCGTTGACCACCTTGAAGAAACCTATCTTTCTCTTTTTCCAGGCGAACCTTTTGATTACTTCTTTCTAAATAAAGAATTTGAAAAGCAGTATAAATCTGAAGTGCAATTTGGAGACTTGTTAACATCTTTTTCATTGCTATCAGTCATTATTACTTGTTTGGGGTTATTTGCATTGGTCACTTTTTCTACGGCTCAGCGCCGCAAGGAAATCAGTGTGAGAAAAGTCCATGGCGCCAGTCTTTCAGGGTTGATGTTTCTGTTAGTCAGGGAATATGTGATACTGTTGATCATAGCAAGTGCGATCTCTCTTCCTGTCGTTTTTTATTTTGGCCAATCATGGATGGAAAATTTTGCCTTTCGCAAAGGGTTTGATCTAGGTGTTTTTGTGTTTCCTGTCCTCACCCTTGCCGCAATATCGTTTGTGACAATTTTGAGGCAAATACTCTCATTGGCAAGGATAAATCCTACAGAAGCTTTGAGAAACGATTGATGGCTATCCCTAAAATGAAGATTAAAAGCTAATCTGTACCCCAAATATTGAAGACTGAATGATAACCTGATAAAAAGGAATCTGGATTTCATTTATAAACATTTATTTCGCAGTGTCCTAAATGAGTCAACTACCAAACCAAACTAAAAACAAACAA belongs to Cytophagales bacterium and includes:
- a CDS encoding condensation domain-containing protein; the encoded protein is METLVSSSNQFYDLSHRERCKLLLYNLHVNSELDLRRESSCLNLLAVINLGQINVSAFAQAFGQMVAGHDNLRAHFIKVGSSFKKVILPTDKVPSLNVVHLEASNVLIQEHLRKDEDWEFELIDSPLWMANLYVKENSEAIFSFSVNHIITDQWSMNVLNHDLWSLYEAILSGADVSVESGLPGAQIGNWEKEQLAIHGESLKDYWKRELSGTLPTFYLQQFYDPAYHHPLIQSYKEELAYECDSNGLSLNVRDFNSLVGNIHRITCYEGPVYRTVYEQSILDSLNEVAAKLGTTFSNLLIVGYKLTLFDLTHKPDIVVGGVWDLRDSEFMNTVGWLAYNFLLRSVIDEEMILSDFIENVEHKTFEVLDHKLFRLDRILELCDVSLEALGTTFINIFHETEEQTITDFSSAYEEENSPCFYDIDCMITRCTNGIEVKFRYKQGLFDRSFIEMLSKRYRRILNKMMDYHYMPINEILTRG
- a CDS encoding alpha/beta fold hydrolase, whose amino-acid sequence is MTELQVFFFHFAGGSHYSYGFLKDHLPAQHHYHFLELPGRGRRFDEELITDKNKAVLDLLEQLQVIRNKDIPYVIFGHSMGALMGLWLTFKMKEMGDPPGYLIVSGTAGPGIEEERDEKIHLMDSATFKAKLESMGGIPEEILEEEELFSFFDPIIRADFEVVDPDNFTEGGIKIDCPIYALMGDEEEHHDKIKNWQRYTKQQLNKKIFSGNHFFIHEHPEQVVEVLMTCSKEVTEAQPKTH
- a CDS encoding cyclic peptide export ABC transporter, with the translated sequence MLKINKLHIVYVILYAIPHTLLHFGIIYIINNVLVGNEAFLKTYMGFVFISFIVYAYLLNVIFQKKLNQYTFKILYDSEKKLFKQLLNAPIKALDKFGSERFYTVMTDLRAFSGLPYVIKETVCSLMLLILGLGYMFTISVVSASIVFSLIVIMTGVYFFIINLMSSQMNKLREYDETYHEYIKDLVDGFKEFKLSLVRRTNVVSKYLNPNRDKSEQLDYKLNYVFLSLSMISEYGLHFVIAVILFILPAFDLISQNEMLIYVIILLFITGPINNLINLQQTYTRFLVAINRVKQFLEDFKAVESKEEKEEQIDKSFELLQMENITFRHKSENGEFVLGPIDFQLRKGEIVFISGGNGSGKSTFINLLSGLYTPENGAIRLNDKVLNSTKDGLHGLIAAIYTDNHLFSNNYEDFPLKGNTRFSELIQLMRLEKIIGTDHEYFTRKNLSKGQSKRLALIFSLLEDKPILILDEWAAEQDPEFRKYFYRELLPQFRAMGKTVLAVTHDDTYFDAADRMIKFEYGRIVN
- a CDS encoding cupin-like domain-containing protein, which codes for MSLNKNQIFSAIPNIDSARELPVLNALTVSEKEFKREFVDRSQACLIKGAVSHWDAVSKWTNQDFWLHEISDFKVGTFTNHNYNDQEWMKEKVEIMGFHSAIQRLFSGENKIFSIPTVELTKIEGLAKAVDSLGTFEFLSDPTGPRAYPKLRAFMYKGAATGWHFHDFDETLMCQVAGTKQVALLSPDIENAREIVEFFNKDKYVHGEKLDASFNLSPLVATVEQGDALYIPPYWYHGVVPEDNSIGFTLAYCWGSPLHRLGDFSNFFVRYAYKNILYPITPFSILSPIIGLIAAASFGFNKRFRQL
- a CDS encoding ABC transporter permease; its protein translation is MMSFINISGLVIGFSIGILIFQYVNYELSFDEFHANGNETFRLTRSELRNDEILSSGPFTPFSLGVSSLETIPEVVGYSRIHPEESGIVSIKEESRSFEESDILFVDKNFLQLFSYQLLKGDAESCLQGQSNIVISQEAAKKYFGNEDPMGKRLTVSGNWVRSDFIITGVLGNLPSNTHLKFDFLIPMDMLLAHDQYKNSDGWGWTNFVTYLNVDDASSASVVTQKLNRLVDNQIGEELAKANVSWEMTLQSLTDIHLKSDFPEDLAANNGDILNVRILTIIGIFILVIAWANYINLSIGRAIRRAREVGVRKSFGAYKEQIVVQFMAESILLNVLSAMLAIGVSYLLLPALNTIVGVELNLTLFSQPAFWLYAIIILLLGSFLSGFYPAFVIASFHVINALKSEKLQRMGGFALRKGLIIFQFCISLLLISGTYFVYQQIRYMKNKDLGIEMEKILVAKGPRNSDFSASKLRVLKDELKEHNTFESVTCSGHVPSTGFNWRGGVRKLGKAQDQQSDVTVIFVDNEFNSTYDFDFMSGSPFAATMSSHKDGVIINEEAVNMLELGSPEKALEEKLIISAINDTVKIIGVIENFHWSSLKQPNSPYLFAINPYICSYVSSRVTKGGIQESVDHLEETYLSLFPGEPFDYFFLNKEFEKQYKSEVQFGDLLTSFSLLSVIITCLGLFALVTFSTAQRRKEISVRKVHGASLSGLMFLLVREYVILLIIASAISLPVVFYFGQSWMENFAFRKGFDLGVFVFPVLTLAAISFVTILRQILSLARINPTEALRND